The nucleotide window CATGGTAGCATCCTTGGACAGGACTTCTGCTTTGAGGTTACCTACTTAAGTGGAAGTAAGTGCTTCAGCTGTAACTCTACTTCAGAGAGAGATAAGTGGATGGAAAACCTTCGAAGGACAGTTCAACCAAATAAGGACAATTGCAGACGAGCTGAAAATGTTCTCCGTTTATGGATCATTGAAGCCAAGAACCTTGCCcctaaaaagaaatatttctgtgAACTGTGCCTTGATGATACCCTCTTTGCTCGTACAACCAGCAAGACCAATGCAGATAATATTTTCTGGGGTGAACATTTTGAATTCTACAGCCTTCCGCCTCTTCATAGCATCACAGTTCACATTTATAAAgatgtggaaaaaaagaaaaaaaaagacaagaataatTACGTAGGGCTAGTCAACATCCCCACTGCCAGTGTGACTAGCCGCCAATTTGTAGAAAAGTGGTATCCTGTGAGTACATCTACACCCAACAAAGGAAAGACAGGAGGGCCTTCTATTCGGATTAAATCACGCTTCCAGACTATTACCATTCTACCTATGGAACAATACAAAGAATTTGCGGAATTTGTCACCGGCAACTACACCATGCTGTGTTCTGTCCTTGAACCAGTAATTAGTGTGAGAAATAAAGAGGAGTTGGCTTGTGCCTTAGTGCACATTCTTCAAAGTACTGGCAGAGCCAAGAATTTTCTGACTGACTTGGTGATGTCTGAGGTGGATCGTTGTGGAGAGCATGACGTCTTGATCTTCAGAGAGAACACCATCGCTACCAAGTCCATTGAGGAGTACCTCAAGTTGGTAGGACAGCAGTACCTCCATGATGCACTGGGGGAGTTCATCAAAGCTATCTATGAGTCAGATGAAAACTGTGAAGTGGATCCCAGCAAATGTTCATCTAGCGAGCTGATAGACCATCAGAGCAACCTGAAAATGTGCTGTGAGCTGGCTTTCTGCAAGATCACCAACTCCTACTGTGTTTTACCTCAGGAACTGAAAGAAGTATTTGCATCGTGGAAGCAGCAGTGCTTGAACCGCGGCAAGCAAGACATCAGCGAGCGACTCATCAGTGCCTCACTGTTTCTCCGTTTTCTGTGCCCAGCCATTATGTCTCCTAGTCTTTTCAACCTTATGCAGGAGTATCCTGATGACCGCACGTCTCGGACTCTGACTCTAATTGCCAAGGTCATTCAGAACCTGGCGAACTTTGCCAAATTTGGTAACAAAGAAGTATTCATGGCATTCATGAATGATTTTTTAGAACATGAATGGTGTGGAATGAAGCGGTTTCTTTTGGAGATCTCTAATCCAGACACCATCTCAAATACCCCAGGCTTTGATGGTTACATTGACCTGGGCCGAGAGCTTTCAGTTTTGCATTCCTTACTATGGGAAGTAGTGTCCCAACTTGATAAGGGTGAAAATTCCTTCCTACAGGCAACCGTGGCAAAATTGGGACCTCTCCCTCGTATTCTTGCCGATATTACCAAATCTCTGACTAACCCTACACCAATACAACAGCAACTGAGACGCGTCACTGAGCATAGCTCCAGCCCAAATGTCAGTGGACGTCTCTCCTCTGGGCtgcagaaaatatttgaagaccCCATTGACAGTGACTTGCATAAACTGAAATCTCCAAGCCAGGAAAACACGGATGGCTATTTCCGAGGGAAAACATTATTGCTGGTTCAGCAAGCCTCTTCCCAGAGCATGGCTTATTCTgaaaaggatgaaaaagaaagTAGCCTTCCCAATGGCCAGGGCATCTCCCTCATGGACCTTCAGGACACTCGCGCTGCTCAGGGGGAGCACGCGCCTGCTGTGCTCGATGTGCCTATGCGCTTGACCGGAAGCCAGCTCTCCATGACCCAGGGGGCCGGCATCAAACAACTGCGGGAAACCCAGAGCACTCCCCAGAGCACAGCCCAGGTGAGGAGGACCCTGCACTCAGCCTTGAACCAGCCAGGCAGCCTCCAACCCTTGTCATTCCAGAACCCTGTCTATCACCTCAATAACCCAATGCCAGCAATGCCAAAGGCCTCTGTGGATTCCAGTTTGGAGAACCCAAGCACTGCCAGTTCCAGAAGCCAAAGTAACAGTGAGGACTTCAAACTCAGTGGACCCAGCAATAGCAGCATGGAGGATTTCACCAAACGTAGCACTCAAAGTGAGGGCTTCTCCAGGCAGCACACTGTGCCAGACAGACACATACCTCTTGCTCTGCCACAGCAAAACAGTACTGGGCAGGCCCAAATCCGAAAAATGGAACAGGCTGGGTTAGGTGCCCGAGCCAAAGCACCGCCATCCCTGCCCCACAGTGCATCCTTGCGAAGCACAGGGAGCATGTCCGTGGCATCTGCAGCCCTGGTGGCTGAACCCGTGCAGAATGGGAGCCGGTCCCGGCAGCAGTCTTCTTCCTCCAGAGAGAGCTCTGTTCCCAAAGTGAGAGCAATCCAGAGACAACAGACTCAGCAGGTCAGGGTTCAGTCTCCTGTGGACTCTGCCACAATGTCCCCAGTAGAGAGGACAGCAGCCTGGGTTCTGAACAATGGGCGATATGAAGAGGACCTGGAAGAATCTGAGCAAAATCAAGATGAAGCCAAGCATGCTGAGAAGTATGAGCAGGAAATTACCAAACTGAAGGAGCACCTGCGGGTGTCCAGCCGGCGGCTGGAGGAGTATGAGCGCCGGCTGCTGGTACAGGAGCAGCAGATGCAGAAGCTGCTGCTGGAGCACAAGGCCCGGCTGGAGGACAGCGAGGAGCGGCTCCGCAGGCAGCAGGAGGAGAAggacagccagatgaagagcaTCATCAGCAGGCTAATGGCTGTGGAAGAGGAATTGAAGAAGGATCACGCTGAGATGCAAGCAGTTATTGATGCAAAGCAAAAAATAATTGATGCACAGGAAAAACGGATCGTGTCCCTGGATTCAGCCAACACCAGACTCATGAGCGCACTGACACAGTGAAAGCACTGCAGTCGTTAGAGGGGGAATGTGGGAGCTGTGTGTGAGTGAGAACCAAGCCCGGGGTCCAGGAGACAGAAACCATGTGTCTGTCTAGCTGATAGAGGCACATGGAGTGCAATAGGactttgtcagaatgaatatTGCAGGGATTCATCTGCCAGTTTAAAACCCTGCTCTGACCCCCTTGTCATTTAGGAAAACATGCAAATACCAAGATCCAAACAAAACATATTATCCCATTGGTCAAGACTGGCTCTGGATGGACATCTAATCTGATTTGGGGATACACTGTTTCAGAGGACACAGATAAGAGCTGTTGCATCAAAACTGGACTTTAGGAGTGTTTCCTTTGAACTCCTGTTGATGTTTATTTCCTTCTGCCTATAGAAGATGGGAATTTTCCATTTTAGATAGGGGCCTTTTTTTAAACCCCTGTTGTAATAAAGGGTGTTCTCCTCTTTAGAGTttacaaaactcaaaaaaaaagaaaaaagaaaaaaaatagttattGTTATCAAATAATGAATGCCTTAATTCCTGTTTATGGCAGTTTGACTCCTTTCTCTTTTAAAGATCCTGGCATTTTGTATTGAGTAGTGATTATCATTTGCTTACTATACCATCCTAGATTGGCAATATCCTTTACAATGGTTAAGAAGAATAGAGTTACCTCTCTGCTGGTAAATGAcggaagggttttttttctttttctgtctctacTTGCTTATTTGTCATTTGGGAATTGGATAAGACTGGTGAGATTGGTATTCATATTTCAGTAACAAAAGTATTTGCAAatgggaaaaaatttttaataaagttacttatatatatgaaaattctGTTCTATAGCTATTAAATGCTTCAAGtgacttattttcttccttagaTTGAGAATGGCAAAACATTTTATTGACACACACACCAGTCAAAAGTATATATGATATATTTGTGCATCCTTCCATAAAACTATGAACCATGTGAGAGCATAGACTTGTCTTAAATATATTGGTGGTTCATGATCTGTCACAATGTGTAACCCATAAACATttaatttaatacatatttgtttatCAGATAAAATGTAATACTAATTTTAACATTTACCTAATTATTTAAACAGCATAATTATATTGCTCAAATAATTATTAagcaatattgtgaaatgtttaAGCAGAGATATTATGTTGTGAATTTTATTACCCACTTATTAATtcagctatttttaaaatttacatcttGATTTATATAACAGATTTACACAGAGTTGATTTACTTAAAAAATGCAGATCATAGAGCAGTGTAACATGTAGAGCAATGAAACACAAATGTGAGGTGCATATATAATGTAAAATTATCTTGTAGCCACATCaagaaaggtaaaaagaaaatagcTAGTTAatcttaataatatattttatataatccaTATATCATAAATATCACTTCAACATGTGATAAATGTGGAAAATTACTGAGATAGTTtacattctttttcatattgaGCCTTTGAAATCTGGCATGTATTTTACCACATAGCCCATCTCAGTTCCAGCCAGCCACATTTCATATACTCAAGAGCCACATCTGTGGCTCAGGGCTTATATATTGGATAACAGAGCCTGAGAAGACCTTCTGTATTGGCTGTTGTTCCATCTCATCATGCCTTTGATGAGAGATTCATCTATAGTAGGATTGCCAGGATTGTTAAGAACTCTTTAGAAAGAGGTCCAAGATGATGAATGCAAACAGCAGCTCATATACTCCAAAACTCTATTTATAAAAAGCATATTTGctttatatgtaaaaaaaataaggCATCTTACAGTAAAAACTCTATCCACAATACCAGAATGTAAGaagggaaattaaaaatgtatagaaaTGATTTACTTAGATTACAGTCTTTGACTTTTCCAATTTTCTGTGCATCTGTTTAAAAACAGATGGTAGAGAATAACACAGTTATTGGTACAGCTGAGTAGTAAAATTTAAGCAATTCAGAAGGAAGGACCTTTCAAGGAGATTTATTTACCTTTACCTAGATTTTCCTGTGTTGTATAGTTTGCAGTAAGGAATTTGGATGGTCATTAAATACAGAGTTCATTCTTTGGAGTACACAGGTCGTGATGTCTTTGGTTGAGGTGTAGAGCTTTGTAAATACTTTGCACAGGTCAGGGTTATTTTCCATTCAGACTACGGAGTCTAAGTTGCTCAGGCACTGTTTGTAGACTGCTTAGACCAAGTTTCCTGGCCcaagctttttatttttcaaaatttagcaCCTGCTAATGAATTTGGAAGGGTTTTTATCAGCTACATGGGAACTAGTGAAATGGAACCTAATGTTTTCTGAATACCTACCATGTGCCAAACTCTGTGGTGGACGTTACATTAATTTCTCGGATGATCTGTCATTTGAGTTAGGCATTTTTATTCCTCATTTATTAATGAATGAATTGAAACTCATAGAGGTTAAGAAAGAAGCCTTTGGATCCATGACAAAGCAGAAGAGATGCCTTTGTAAATAGTGGCTTGACTGGGAGTGCAGGAAACGACTCGACTTTATTGTTCCTCATTCACGTTAAACTGTAGCCCATCCCTGTTATTCACCACTCAGCTGCCTGGAGTAAGTATTTTGTAACATAAATTATTCCATCTTACTACCGTGTCTCAACCCTTCAATGACCCACACACTTAGGAAAAAGCAGCCAAGTTCTTTTATCATGATTTGCGgcattcctcccaatatggctcCTGCCTactctccagcttcatccattTTCCCTCAGCTTTAGTGTTAAATTCCAGACAGATTTTATACTTGCCCTATTTTCATTCCTTTGACATGCCGAGCCCATTTCTGCCCCAATTTTCGTACCTGTTGCTTTTCACCTCCGCTTCATTCTCCCTACTCCCCACTACCCTGCACGCATGGCTTCAGCTGCCTCCTGCTTTAGGTCTCAGCTTAAATGTTACCTCCTCAGAGAGACTTGCTCCATCACCTCATCTGAGTAGGTCCCCTCCTTGTTGCTGCCATTGCAGCCTGTTAATTTACTTTAAAGCATGTAAAGCagtaattttatttgaatacatgCTCATGTCATTTATATACTGTCTGCCCTTCGTGCTAGATTATGAACTCCAGAAGGCCAGTGACCAggtctgctgcctgtgctgtgaTGTGTGCACAGTTAATAATTGTTGGAATTACTTGCCTCTTAGTACCTGTATTACCATGATTTTATCCTAAACTCTTCTTCCCAATTTCATTTGCTCTTTGTTTCATCTGCTAATGTTGccaaattataataaatattaattgggTCACCTTCCTAGCGCCATATCACCCTCTTTGATCTAAGGGACCCTATTTCCTGACCCACACGAGTGACTGTATAACCAGGCCCAGGCTAGCCTGGTAGCTTGCTCACCTCATCTCACCTCACTGCACCTCACCCCAGGGACTGCCTCAAGGGATGTGATCCAGTCTAGGCCATTCCAAGTCCTCCCTTGATTGATTATTTCAGATTCAAAATAGGAAAGTAAAcctctttttattctttgaaCATGGTATTGAAAGGATATAAATCTTCCTGGTCAGAGATCATATTCCATGTCAAGAAGAGAAAACTGTGCTAACAGGGACATAAGCCAATACTCAGAGAAAAACTTAAGACATAGGGCAAGTGATAGGCTTGCTGGTGTTGAGCCCTTGTACCCATTTACCCTCACTTTTTAATAATATGTTGTGTTTAATTCCTTCCTTTTTGGTTTAAATTTGTTAAACCTGGCTTTCCCTCCTTTATAAGCAGTCATGACAAATTAATTTTCCCACTTGCATCCATAACTATATGCAGCAAGGACTGTCAGGgtccattttgttttcttgtgttaaatttaaaaagtacttcTCAGCATCACTACAAGATGATATTAAACTAATTCATTTAATTTGGAAATGGTGTTTCCACTTTTTCTGCTACTGTGTATTTCCTGCCCACAACTCTATTCTTCCTACTATACCTTCAATTTCTGAAAACCTAGGGAGGCCAAATACGTGATAattatttatacacacatacagaatgATTATAATTTATAGACTATATCATTCAGTTACTTAAATGATTGTCTTTTACACCATATAAATTTTGGGTCTGTTCAAACtagttgttagatttttttttttttttaactagaatttctaaataaatataatgaaCCCTTTGTTGAAAAGAAGGAAGTGATATAAATGCCTAGTCTGATACACATGTATAATTACATGGGAAAATAATGCTCACAGTTTTAGCTTTATTAAGTTCCATGAAAGAGGGCTAGGGGCTGGAGGCTCTGCGGACGCACATGAAATGGCATTCTACAGTCGGCCAGGGCTGCAGCGGACTCAGTATTCTGATTCTGACCACGGCACGAAGCGATGTTTTGGTTGAAGCACCGTCCTTAGTTTTATTTGTTCACTTTCAAATATTCAGAGTAtactctatttctaattttttttcttaattaaacttTATGGCTAAAAAACCTATTTGAATTGCTTTtgtaccttcaaaatatataaaccttTTTAGGGGTCGTGCCCCACAAAACATGCCACCACTCTCATTTTCTGATGCTCAGGACAGACATTAGTAAACTTACTTTCCTCTGAGTCAGCTGTCAGTTTCAACATTCCTCCTAGAACATTGTCCTAGGTAGGGACTGCCAACTGATCTGAATTGATCCAAGAAGTGAAATTTAGTTGTTAGTTTCTGTAGGAAATGAGTTCTAAATGATATATAGACTTCTGTCTGAACTGAATATAAGGGCATGTCTTTTGAATTTCAAGGGTTCTATTTCAgtagtttcatttgttcttcaaaaTAGTTTATTTCCAATTCTGCTCGTTGCTCTGTAAGGGACAAGTATCCTTCCAAGTGAGTTATGGCAGAATTCTTGCCCTTAAGCTTACACATTTTGTGAACTAACATGACATGCTGGATTTGAGCATTATTTCTTTCTCAATTAACCTTTACTTTGCTTAATGTATTTTGCTTTGCTCCTGCAACTCAATAATGGAATgtcaaataactcaattaaaaaatgggcaaaggtctgaattgacagttctccaaaaaagagatAAAGTGGctaatgagcacatgaaaagatgttaacatcattagccatcagggaaatgcaaatcaaaaccacaatgtgataccaTTTCACACTCATCAGGACAGCTATAATCAAAAAGGCAGATAATaactgttggagaggatgtggagatattggaaccctcatacactgctggtgagaatgtactATGGTGCAGCCACTTGGAAAGTAGTCTTGTAGTTACTTAAAATTTAAACAGAGAGTTACCATAATACCCACCAATTCTAATCCTAGGTGTGTGCCCAGAAAAATGAttgcatatgtccacacaaaaacttgtgtaCTAACATTCATAGCAGCCAgatgttcataatagccaaaaagtcaaACAATCCACATGTCTATCAACTGGGATTGGATGAATAAAATGTGGTGTAGCCATGCAGTGCAGTATTACTTAGCAATAAGAAGAAAGGTGGtactaataaattttaaaacctcgatgaaccttgaaaaccttATTCTAAGTGGAAGAAATTAATTACAAGGGACCACATGTATGGTTCTGTTGCTATCACATGTCCCCAAtagacaaatctatagagacagaaagtagattggtgTTGCCCAGGATTCGGGGGGATTGGTAGATTGGGAAGTAAGGTAAGGGCTACAGGGTTTGTTTTAGaagtaataaaaatgttctaaaattgactgtgatgatggttgcacaactctgtgaatacacCTAAAGCTATTGAACTGTAttctttaaatggatgaattgcATAGTGTATGAATTTTATCTCAAGCTGTTAATAACTAGgagtcttatttaatttctcttctttcctttactCTACATATTCAGTTCATTAAACAATCCTTTTAGCTCTATTTTTAAGCTAAATTCCAAATCTGTCCTGTtccatattcttggttcaaagccacCTCTTGGCCTGGTTGGTTTGTCTGTCTGACTCCTGCACTGATGCAGTTACTCGTTCCATCTACCAGCCAGAGTCATTATTTTTTAGATGATAACGTTGCAGGTAATATTAATACTAGTGAAATAGTCATTAACGCATTTCTCAATAATTTGTGCCAAGCACTCTACTAAGTACTAGAATGTTAATTCATTTCATCTTTACCACATCTCTGCTGTGAGTGCTGCTGTTGTCTCCATTTCGGGC belongs to Manis pentadactyla isolate mManPen7 chromosome 11, mManPen7.hap1, whole genome shotgun sequence and includes:
- the LOC118910781 gene encoding ras GTPase-activating protein nGAP-like; the encoded protein is MGNSCDKEVPAEWSPGRQSIAGTSTSEKPDSMDTANTSPFQVSGFFSKRLKVSIKRTKSQSKLDRNTSFRLPSLRNTDDRSCGLPKLKESRSREPLLSPCSAVECLDLGRGEPVSVKPLHGSILGQDFCFEVTYLSGSKCFSCNSTSERDKWMENLRRTVQPNKDNCRRAENVLRLWIIEAKNLAPKKKYFCELCLDDTLFARTTSKTNADNIFWGEHFEFYSLPPLHSITVHIYKDVEKKKKKDKNNYVGLVNIPTASVTSRQFVEKWYPVSTSTPNKGKTGGPSIRIKSRFQTITILPMEQYKEFAEFVTGNYTMLCSVLEPVISVRNKEELACALVHILQSTGRAKNFLTDLVMSEVDRCGEHDVLIFRENTIATKSIEEYLKLVGQQYLHDALGEFIKAIYESDENCEVDPSKCSSSELIDHQSNLKMCCELAFCKITNSYCVLPQELKEVFASWKQQCLNRGKQDISERLISASLFLRFLCPAIMSPSLFNLMQEYPDDRTSRTLTLIAKVIQNLANFAKFGNKEVFMAFMNDFLEHEWCGMKRFLLEISNPDTISNTPGFDGYIDLGRELSVLHSLLWEVVSQLDKGENSFLQATVAKLGPLPRILADITKSLTNPTPIQQQLRRVTEHSSSPNVSGRLSSGLQKIFEDPIDSDLHKLKSPSQENTDGYFRGKTLLLVQQASSQSMAYSEKDEKESSLPNGQGISLMDLQDTRAAQGEHAPAVLDVPMRLTGSQLSMTQGAGIKQLRETQSTPQSTAQVRRTLHSALNQPGSLQPLSFQNPVYHLNNPMPAMPKASVDSSLENPSTASSRSQSNSEDFKLSGPSNSSMEDFTKRSTQSEGFSRQHTVPDRHIPLALPQQNSTGQAQIRKMEQAGLGARAKAPPSLPHSASLRSTGSMSVASAALVAEPVQNGSRSRQQSSSSRESSVPKVRAIQRQQTQQVRVQSPVDSATMSPVERTAAWVLNNGRYEEDLEESEQNQDEAKHAEKYEQEITKLKEHLRVSSRRLEEYERRLLVQEQQMQKLLLEHKARLEDSEERLRRQQEEKDSQMKSIISRLMAVEEELKKDHAEMQAVIDAKQKIIDAQEKRIVSLDSANTRLMSALTQ